TAATTGTATTTCTAATTAGCGCCCTAGTTCTTTATATCATCACAGCGATAGTATCCACAAAACTCACAAACAAATACATTCTTGACTCCCAAGAAATTGAAATCGTCTGGACTATCCTCCCTGCTATTATCCTCATTATAATTGCCCTCCCATCTTTACGAATCTTATATCTTATAGACGAAATTAATGATCCCCACTTAACCATTAAAGCTATAGGTCATCAATGATACTGAAGCTACGAATATACAGACTATGAAGATCTAGGCTTCGACTCTTACATAATTCAAACCCAAGACTTAACCCCCGGCCAATTTCGTCTACTAGAAACAGACCATCGAATAGTAGTCCCCATAGAGTCACCTGTTCGTGTCCTGGTGTCCGCAGAAGATGTTTTACACTCATGAGCCGTTCCAGCTTTAGGGGTTAAAATAGATGCTGTCCCAGGACGTTTAAACCAAACTGCCTTTATCATTTCTCGACCAGGCGTCTATTACGGCCAATGTTCAGAAATTTGTGGGGCTAATCACAGTTTTATACCCATTGTAGTAGAAGCAGTCCCTTTAGAACACTTTGAAGCCTGATCTTCATTAATATTAGAAGAAGCCTCACTGAGAAGCTAAACTGGGACTAGCGTTAGCCTTTTAAGCTAAAAACTGGTGATTCCCTCCCACCCTTAGTGATATGCCTCAATTAAACCCTCACCCTTGATTAATGATCCTTTTGTTCTCATGAACAATTTTCCTCATTATCTTACCAAAAAAAGTAACAAACCACCTATATAGCAACAACCCAGCATTAAAAAGTACAGAAAAATCTAAACCCGAGCCCTGAAATTGACCATGATCCTAAACTTTTTTGATCAATTCCTAAGTCCCTCCATCCTCGGAATTCCACTTATTATCCTCGCAATCGCTTTACCCTCACTAATCTTCCCAACCCCAACTAACCGATGACTTAACAACCGACTAATAACACTCCAAAGCTGATTTATTAATCGATTTACTTATCAACTCATTCAACCTATAAACTTCACCGGCCATAAATGAGCTATACTATTTACAACACTAATACTATTTTTAATCACTATCAACCTACTAGGCCTTCTCCCTTACACCTTTACACCAACGACACAACTCTCCCTTAACATGGCATTCGCCCTTCCCCTATGATTTACCACCGTCCTAGTGGGTATACTTAACCAACCCACAGTGGCCCTAGGACACTTCTTACCAGAAGGTACCCCCACCCTTCTAGTACCAGCCCTAATTATCATTGAGACCATTAGCCTATTTATCCGACCACTAGCATTAGGAGTACGATTAACCGCTAATCTGACAGCCGGTCACCTACTTATACAACTAATTGCAACTGCCACCTTTATGCTCATCACCATTATACCAGCCGTGGCACTCCTCACATCAATTATTTTATTTTTACTAACAATTTTAGAAGTAGCTGTAGCAATAATCCAAGCATATGTATTTGTCCTCCTATTAAGTCTTTATCTACAAGAGAATATCTAATGGCCCACCAAGCACACGCATATCACATAGTTGACCCAAGCCCTTGACCACTAACCGGAGCTACAGCCGCCCTTCTGATAACATCTGGACTAGCCATCTGGTTTCACTTCCACTCATTAATTCTCCTTTATCTAGGACTAACCCTTCTTTTACTAACTATAGTTCAATGATGACGCGATATTATCCGAGAGGGGACATTTCAAGGTCATCATACACCCCCCGTTCAAAAAGGCCTCCGCTATGGAATAATTCTATTCATTACATCAGAAGTATTCTTCTTCTTAGGGTTTTTCTGAGCCTTCTATCATTCGAGCCTTGCCCCCACCCCCGAACTAGGAGGATGCTGGCCACCAACAGGAATTAGCCCTATAGACCCATTTGAAGTCCCACTATTAAATACTGCAGTACTCCTAGCCTCAGGTGTAACAGTGACTTGAACACATCATAGCCTTATAGAAGGAAACCGAAAGGAAACTATCCAAGCCCTCACCCTTACTATTTTCCTAGGAGTGTACTTTACAGCCCTTCAAGCCATAGAATATTATGAAGCACCTTTCACAATCGCTGACGGAATTTACGGTACAACCTTCTTCGTCGCCACAGGATTCCACGGCCTCCATGTTATTATTGGCTCAACATTCCTAATAATTTGCCTATTACGACAAATCCAATATCACTTTACATCCAAACACCACTTTGGATTTGAAGCTGCTGCATGATACTGACACTTTGTAGACGTAGTATGATTATTCCTTTATGTTTCCATCTATTGATGAGGCTCATAATTACTTTTCTAGTATAGACTAGTACAAATGATTTCCAATCATTAAATCTTGGTTAAAATCCAAGGAAGAGTAATGAATCTCATCATATCTTCTGTCGCAGCTACGGCCCTGATTTCCCTAATCCTTGTATTTATTACATTTTGACTCCCATCACTCAACCCAGACAACGAAAAATTATCCCCATATGAATGCGGCTTCGACCCTCTTGGAAATGCACGTCTCCCATTCTCCCTACGCTTCTTCCTCGTAGCTATCTTATTCCTACTATTTGACCTAGAAATTGCCCTCCTTCTCCCTCTACCCTGAGGAAACCAATTATTATCTCCGCTCCATACACTATTTTGAGCAATAACCATCTTAATTCTGCTCACCCTGGGCCTTATTTATGAATGACTTCAAGGAGGATTAGAGTGAGCAGAATAGATACTTAGTCCAAAACAAAGACCACTAATTTCGGCTTAGTAAATTATGGTGAAAATCCATAAGTATCTTATGTCCCCTATATATTTTAGCCTTAACTCAGCATTTATACTAGGCCTAATAGGTCTTGCACTTAACCGCTATCACCTTTTATCTGCACTTTTATGTTTAGAAAGCATACTATTAACCCTATTTATTACTATTGCTATCTGAACCCTTACACTAAACTCTACCTCTTCTTCAATTACCCCTATAATCCTCCTCACATTTTCGGCTTGCGAAGCTA
The sequence above is drawn from the Carcharodon carcharias mitochondrion, complete genome genome and encodes:
- the COX2 gene encoding cytochrome c oxidase subunit II (TAA stop codon is completed by the addition of 3' A residues to the mRNA), which encodes MAHPSQLGFQDAASPVMEELIHFHDHTLMIVFLISALVLYIITAMVSTKLTNKYILDSQEIEIVWTILPAIILIMIALPSLRILYLMDEINDPHLTIKAMGHQWYWSYEYTDYEDLGFDSYMIQTQDLTPGQFRLLETDHRMVVPMESPVRVLVSAEDVLHSWAVPALGVKMDAVPGRLNQTAFIISRPGVYYGQCSEICGANHSFMPIVVEAVPLEHFEAWSSLMLEEA
- the ATP8 gene encoding ATP synthase F0 subunit 8 — its product is MPQLNPHPWLMILLFSWTIFLIILPKKVTNHLYSNNPALKSTEKSKPEPWNWPWS
- the ATP6 gene encoding ATP synthase F0 subunit 6, whose translation is MILNFFDQFLSPSILGIPLIILAIALPSLIFPTPTNRWLNNRLMTLQSWFINRFTYQLIQPMNFTGHKWAMLFTTLMLFLITINLLGLLPYTFTPTTQLSLNMAFALPLWFTTVLVGMLNQPTVALGHFLPEGTPTLLVPALIIIETISLFIRPLALGVRLTANLTAGHLLMQLIATATFMLITIMPAVALLTSIILFLLTILEVAVAMIQAYVFVLLLSLYLQENI
- the COX3 gene encoding cytochrome c oxidase subunit III, translated to MAHQAHAYHMVDPSPWPLTGATAALLMTSGLAIWFHFHSLILLYLGLTLLLLTMVQWWRDIIREGTFQGHHTPPVQKGLRYGMILFITSEVFFFLGFFWAFYHSSLAPTPELGGCWPPTGISPMDPFEVPLLNTAVLLASGVTVTWTHHSLMEGNRKETIQALTLTIFLGVYFTALQAMEYYEAPFTIADGIYGTTFFVATGFHGLHVIIGSTFLMICLLRQIQYHFTSKHHFGFEAAAWYWHFVDVVWLFLYVSIYWWGS
- the ND3 gene encoding NADH dehydrogenase subunit 3, coding for MNLIMSSVAATALISLILVFITFWLPSLNPDNEKLSPYECGFDPLGNARLPFSLRFFLVAILFLLFDLEIALLLPLPWGNQLLSPLHTLFWAMTILILLTLGLIYEWLQGGLEWAE
- the ND4L gene encoding NADH dehydrogenase subunit 4L produces the protein MSPMYFSLNSAFMLGLMGLALNRYHLLSALLCLESMLLTLFITIAIWTLTLNSTSSSITPMILLTFSACEASAGLAILVATSRSHGSDNLQNLNLLQC